The Stieleria sp. JC731 genome has a segment encoding these proteins:
- the mqnE gene encoding aminofutalosine synthase MqnE — MIQADYTARLREIRDKVESEERLSMEDGLFLYDPAVPLQEVGVLANYVRERKNGNVGFYNINTHLNPTNVCVYRCRFCAFRSDLRDPKGYVMSDEQILQRGQEATENGCTEMHIVGGLHHKMPYTWYRGIIELLNENYPKIHLKAWTAVEINWFEFQTKKSKQWVLEDQRKAGLGSMPGGGAEIFHPEVRDQLCEHKANTHEWLKVHQTAHEIGLRTNCTMLYGHVEKAYHRVDHLLRLRDLQDRTGGFQVFIPLAFHPDNTKLSDIKKPSALMDLRTVAISRLMLDNIQHIKAYWIMLGIETAQTALAYGADDIDGTVRHELIYHDAGATTPQCLSVDDIRQLIVEAGRDPVERDTVYNRVHREPHDFTKWTTEVADEACSSN, encoded by the coding sequence ATGATTCAAGCCGACTACACCGCGCGATTGCGAGAAATTCGAGACAAGGTCGAATCAGAAGAACGCCTATCCATGGAAGACGGGCTGTTTCTTTATGATCCAGCCGTTCCGCTGCAAGAAGTCGGTGTGTTGGCGAACTATGTTCGTGAGCGAAAGAACGGCAATGTTGGGTTCTACAACATCAACACGCACCTAAATCCGACAAACGTCTGCGTTTATCGCTGCCGCTTCTGCGCGTTCCGCAGTGATTTACGTGACCCAAAAGGTTACGTGATGTCGGACGAGCAAATCTTGCAGCGTGGCCAAGAAGCGACCGAGAATGGCTGCACGGAGATGCACATCGTCGGTGGTTTGCACCACAAGATGCCCTACACCTGGTACCGCGGCATCATCGAACTGCTGAATGAAAACTATCCCAAGATCCACCTCAAAGCGTGGACGGCGGTCGAGATCAATTGGTTTGAATTCCAGACGAAGAAATCAAAACAGTGGGTCTTGGAAGATCAGCGCAAAGCCGGCTTGGGCAGTATGCCAGGCGGCGGCGCTGAAATCTTTCACCCTGAAGTTCGCGATCAACTCTGTGAACACAAAGCAAATACCCACGAATGGCTGAAGGTTCACCAGACGGCGCACGAAATCGGTTTGCGAACCAATTGCACCATGTTGTATGGGCACGTTGAAAAGGCCTATCACCGTGTTGATCACCTGCTGCGTCTTCGCGACCTGCAGGATCGCACCGGTGGGTTCCAAGTTTTTATTCCGTTGGCATTTCACCCGGACAATACAAAGCTATCTGACATCAAGAAGCCATCCGCTTTGATGGATTTAAGGACGGTCGCGATCAGTCGATTGATGCTGGACAACATCCAGCACATCAAGGCCTACTGGATCATGTTGGGTATCGAAACCGCACAGACCGCGCTGGCATATGGAGCTGACGATATCGATGGGACGGTTCGGCACGAATTGATTTATCACGACGCCGGTGCGACAACTCCGCAGTGTCTGAGCGTTGATGATATTCGGCAGTTGATCGTCGAAGCGGGACGCGATCCCGTCGAACGCGACACCGTTTATAACCGTGTCCACCGTGAGCCGCATGACTTCACAAAGTGGACAACCGAAGTCGCGGACGAAGCTTGCTCTTCAAACTGA
- a CDS encoding right-handed parallel beta-helix repeat-containing protein, whose protein sequence is MGKSQSIFDSVIANGINLVLVSLLLASSSQICIAADFFVRTSGDDSFNGRSASMAFRTITKAIQSAGPGDVVFIGGGDYTEACLIDANRYGSLNQWFVLYGDRDGRYTGDPGQVRVRPPARRWAFDLRGTSNVVFFGLTIDPIDSADRYGICLRGTPSCYIVACTFERCLYGTHGNGANALIYQCNYQGSRHGLYFNAGTNLQILQSRFTDSRYSVVTRDQSTVAVQGTRFEKVSGPDPMRGIHAVNGALAVAQCQFQQSNLGIYGTGVSSANINQCQFPQAGAHGIHLTGQNLAVSNCTIDSASQGLMLDASGQTTVLKNTLVTECDIGIVAKSSDYTFQNVQLAGCRIGLHQSNENQLLSIQADEQVQFSQCDYAIYANTQGAAEPSSLVVTQCDLRGNDRGILSYGSRLNIDSCQFGGLIYGISAFNTDRVEIESSQFLGNPSDPASHRYAIRTATPAMRLAQCTISNSHLGILCDGLNIATTEFRQNTISDIEHAAIYVRDGSFAYRGADGNQLQRCQRGIIGQRCEWSVNTASFDSSVEYPILDYAGKINVNDLQCDGNQVGLYCSDSIVVTVDSAVIRNCKRYATIVHRCQDATFTDATALANQNGFYVSSATGNPTVFQNCQSLSNAGDGFILTGSSPNVLANSHCMASGNRYGLVVQDSDLTLTDAMRWNISDNTYGIVFRRGSATLQAVQLENNQIGFHGSDCNLTVENGTITANQFGVVARIDSRLSMTGTQIVGSQYAIYATSTDKPCEVTLSELSIQQSKTRGIYLRDDANVGLSTRVANLQFADGNNAITLVDCNSRITNAQLSNCATTAIYQLGGNCLMDTCKIENVDAGWAVLARGDQTSISRLSLRDASHGIAFESSNSSLTNSTLQGAGYAVYVNGEDTNCGMEFVTIADMNAIGVYRRGGTVWLTNSIIHSHRYGLYDAGTPGALIHDHNLVDALRNYVGTSQGANEVTDPARFADLASGDLHLSAGSPAINAGAESDISIDLEGNERPSFDGFEMGAFEYMQPDGSIKVIKWDEVARQ, encoded by the coding sequence TTGGGAAAGTCTCAATCAATCTTCGACAGCGTCATTGCCAACGGAATCAACCTCGTGTTGGTTTCACTGCTTCTTGCAAGTTCATCGCAAATTTGCATCGCAGCTGACTTCTTCGTGCGAACATCTGGTGACGACTCGTTTAACGGCCGATCTGCCTCGATGGCATTTCGAACGATCACAAAAGCGATTCAGTCCGCCGGTCCAGGAGATGTAGTCTTTATCGGTGGCGGTGACTACACAGAAGCATGCCTGATCGATGCCAATCGATATGGTTCGCTGAACCAATGGTTCGTTTTGTACGGGGATCGAGACGGCCGATACACGGGTGATCCCGGCCAAGTCCGAGTACGTCCACCGGCACGACGATGGGCATTCGACTTGCGTGGAACAAGCAATGTAGTTTTCTTTGGCCTGACCATTGACCCTATCGATTCGGCAGATCGATATGGGATTTGCCTTCGCGGTACCCCTTCGTGTTACATCGTCGCATGCACATTCGAAAGATGTCTGTATGGAACACACGGAAATGGCGCCAACGCATTAATCTACCAATGCAACTATCAGGGCAGTCGTCACGGTTTGTATTTCAACGCCGGGACAAACTTGCAAATCCTCCAGAGTCGCTTTACCGATTCTCGCTACTCAGTCGTCACCAGAGATCAGTCCACAGTTGCCGTTCAAGGCACCAGATTCGAGAAGGTTTCCGGACCGGACCCCATGCGGGGAATCCATGCCGTCAACGGTGCACTCGCCGTTGCTCAGTGCCAGTTTCAACAAAGCAACCTCGGAATCTATGGGACGGGAGTTTCATCTGCCAACATCAACCAATGCCAATTCCCACAGGCTGGAGCACACGGAATCCATCTTACCGGTCAGAATCTGGCAGTTTCAAACTGCACGATTGACTCTGCAAGCCAAGGCCTGATGTTGGACGCATCTGGCCAGACAACCGTGCTGAAGAACACACTCGTCACGGAATGTGATATCGGGATCGTTGCCAAAAGCAGCGACTATACGTTTCAAAACGTTCAGCTTGCCGGTTGTCGCATCGGGCTGCACCAAAGTAACGAAAACCAGCTGCTATCCATCCAAGCAGACGAGCAGGTTCAGTTCAGCCAGTGCGACTATGCGATCTACGCGAACACACAGGGTGCTGCCGAACCGTCGTCTCTCGTGGTAACCCAATGCGATCTACGCGGAAATGACCGAGGCATACTTTCCTACGGAAGCCGCCTCAACATTGACTCCTGTCAATTCGGAGGATTGATCTACGGAATTTCGGCATTCAATACCGACCGTGTCGAAATCGAATCCTCACAGTTTCTTGGAAACCCATCAGATCCTGCATCGCATCGCTATGCAATCCGTACCGCAACGCCAGCGATGCGGTTGGCACAGTGCACGATTTCCAATAGCCATCTTGGAATCCTATGTGATGGACTTAATATCGCGACGACTGAATTTCGGCAAAACACAATTAGCGATATTGAACACGCAGCAATCTACGTGCGCGACGGTTCATTTGCTTATCGCGGCGCGGATGGAAACCAATTGCAGCGTTGCCAACGCGGGATAATTGGCCAACGATGCGAATGGTCTGTAAATACAGCGTCATTCGATTCGTCGGTCGAATATCCAATCTTGGATTACGCGGGCAAAATCAATGTCAATGACCTGCAATGCGATGGGAACCAAGTTGGATTGTATTGTTCCGATTCGATCGTCGTCACAGTCGACTCAGCGGTCATTCGAAACTGCAAGCGTTATGCAACAATCGTTCATCGCTGCCAAGACGCAACGTTCACTGATGCAACGGCATTGGCAAATCAGAATGGGTTTTACGTCAGTTCTGCGACTGGGAATCCCACCGTTTTTCAAAACTGTCAGTCACTATCGAACGCTGGCGACGGCTTCATTCTGACCGGTTCATCGCCGAACGTCCTGGCCAATAGCCACTGCATGGCAAGTGGCAATCGGTACGGTCTAGTGGTTCAAGATTCAGATTTGACTCTTACCGATGCAATGCGATGGAACATCTCGGACAACACCTATGGCATCGTATTCCGACGTGGGAGCGCAACCCTACAAGCAGTTCAATTGGAAAACAATCAAATCGGTTTCCACGGATCCGATTGCAATCTCACTGTTGAAAACGGAACGATCACGGCAAATCAATTTGGCGTTGTCGCCAGGATTGACAGTCGATTGTCGATGACGGGAACTCAGATTGTCGGCTCACAATATGCAATCTACGCGACATCCACCGACAAACCGTGTGAAGTCACGCTTTCGGAACTATCCATCCAGCAAAGCAAAACTCGTGGAATCTATTTGCGAGATGATGCCAACGTCGGACTCAGTACGAGGGTTGCAAATCTACAATTCGCAGATGGCAACAATGCGATAACGCTTGTTGATTGCAACAGCAGGATCACAAATGCTCAACTTTCAAATTGTGCGACGACGGCGATCTATCAACTCGGTGGCAATTGCTTGATGGATACTTGCAAGATCGAAAACGTTGACGCTGGTTGGGCAGTGCTCGCCAGAGGAGATCAGACCTCGATCAGCCGTCTGTCGTTGCGTGACGCAAGTCACGGTATCGCTTTCGAGTCGAGCAATAGTTCTTTGACCAATTCGACACTTCAAGGCGCCGGCTATGCGGTCTACGTCAACGGCGAAGACACGAACTGCGGGATGGAATTTGTAACCATCGCAGACATGAACGCGATTGGAGTCTATCGACGGGGCGGAACCGTATGGCTCACAAATTCAATCATTCACAGCCACCGGTATGGGCTTTATGACGCCGGCACCCCGGGGGCATTGATCCACGATCACAACTTGGTCGATGCCTTACGCAACTACGTTGGGACATCACAGGGGGCCAACGAAGTCACCGATCCGGCGAGGTTTGCAGATCTGGCAAGCGGCGACCTTCATCTATCCGCCGGTTCGCCAGCGATCAATGCGGGGGCCGAGTCAGACATTTCTATTGATCTGGAGGGCAACGAACGTCCCAGCTTTGACGGATTCGAAATGGGAGCCTTCGAATACATGCAGCCGGATGGATCAATCAAAGTGATCAAGTGGGATGAGGTCGCGCGGCAGTAG
- a CDS encoding two-component system response regulator codes for MNKQAQHVLIYFSHPMVADVTEHRLGLLGMGVTRVTNEAAMSESISVSLPDAVIVDLDLDQGAGLRWIETIAADECTAHIPVLCISSRGDLVEVEQAFKAGAVGLLVSPFDPIDLENKLIQAMRNAEFAVAIGDSTR; via the coding sequence ATGAACAAGCAAGCTCAACATGTTCTGATCTACTTTTCACACCCCATGGTGGCGGATGTGACTGAGCACCGCTTAGGTCTTCTCGGGATGGGCGTGACTCGGGTAACCAACGAAGCTGCGATGTCGGAATCCATTTCGGTAAGTTTGCCTGATGCGGTGATCGTCGATCTGGATCTCGATCAAGGCGCAGGGCTGCGTTGGATCGAAACGATTGCCGCTGATGAATGTACTGCTCATATACCAGTACTTTGTATCTCCAGCCGTGGAGATCTTGTTGAAGTCGAACAGGCTTTCAAGGCGGGGGCAGTAGGACTGCTAGTTTCGCCATTCGACCCGATCGATCTTGAAAACAAGTTGATTCAAGCGATGCGGAACGCTGAATTCGCAGTCGCCATCGGGGATAGTACACGATGA
- a CDS encoding GspE/PulE family protein: MTKIRRLGDILLEQEVITETQLQAVLQDQRQTRLPLGVFMLKRGIVSRDQLGAALAEQYETPFYNCESEAIHSQLVRLLPEPYVRRRRVAPVGLSGKILRLGMQNPSDMEAISEIELMTGYQVEAAICLEDDIDRLLESAFDDRIKAKQAAVDMRLAELKERGHRETHTEDISEDSDAPVVRLLDAILMGAVRAEASDIHLEPDLPQMRVRYRIDGQLHQIMSVPDDSEDALVGRVKVLADLDTAEKRRPQDGNLSIEVGETRASFRVSCIPCVRGEKVVMRVLDESSKTFDINSLGMPDPQLQLVKKLLDRPHGMIVMTGPTGSGKTTTMYSMLCDMDSAVKNISTIEDPVEFRLPGINQVHANNEFGMGFANGLKYLMRQDPDVILVGEIRDHETATTAVQAALTGHLLISTLHTNDAVGTVARLSDLGLDHFKIAGSLVASIAQRLLRRLCEHCKRPCEANQNLLQTIYQGRQVPDEFVDFGGYFEAVGCEHCGGTGYTGRIPIFEIMVITPKLEQAIESGLPASQLRTIACEGGMIDLATMGLRQAVFGVTSIDEVYFKLSG, translated from the coding sequence ATGACAAAGATTCGTCGTCTCGGGGATATCCTTTTAGAGCAAGAGGTCATCACCGAAACTCAGTTGCAGGCGGTTTTGCAGGACCAACGGCAAACACGATTGCCGTTAGGTGTTTTTATGCTTAAACGCGGAATCGTTTCCCGAGATCAACTCGGTGCCGCGCTTGCCGAGCAATACGAAACCCCTTTTTACAACTGCGAATCCGAAGCGATCCACAGCCAACTGGTACGTCTGCTACCCGAACCGTATGTCCGGCGAAGAAGAGTCGCACCAGTCGGATTGAGTGGGAAAATTTTACGACTGGGAATGCAGAACCCAAGTGACATGGAAGCCATCAGCGAAATCGAGTTGATGACTGGGTACCAGGTCGAGGCCGCGATTTGTCTCGAAGATGACATCGACCGACTGTTGGAATCGGCTTTCGATGATCGAATTAAAGCGAAGCAGGCTGCGGTCGACATGCGATTGGCCGAACTGAAGGAACGCGGCCATCGTGAAACACATACGGAAGATATTTCTGAAGATAGCGATGCGCCGGTCGTGAGGCTGCTCGATGCGATCCTCATGGGGGCGGTTCGCGCCGAAGCGAGCGACATCCATTTGGAACCAGATTTGCCGCAGATGCGCGTTCGCTACCGTATTGACGGACAGCTTCATCAGATCATGTCGGTACCAGACGACAGTGAAGACGCGCTGGTTGGACGTGTGAAAGTTCTGGCCGATCTCGACACAGCGGAAAAACGCCGACCTCAAGACGGAAACTTGTCGATTGAGGTTGGCGAGACACGGGCAAGCTTTCGTGTGAGCTGTATCCCGTGCGTACGCGGCGAAAAGGTCGTGATGCGAGTCTTGGATGAATCGAGCAAGACGTTCGACATCAATTCATTGGGAATGCCCGATCCGCAACTGCAACTGGTAAAGAAACTGCTGGACCGTCCGCATGGCATGATCGTGATGACAGGTCCCACCGGATCGGGAAAGACAACAACGATGTATTCCATGCTTTGTGACATGGACTCAGCCGTGAAAAACATTTCCACGATCGAAGACCCTGTTGAATTTCGACTCCCCGGGATCAACCAGGTTCACGCAAACAATGAATTCGGCATGGGGTTCGCCAATGGTCTGAAATACCTGATGCGTCAGGATCCAGATGTCATTCTGGTTGGGGAAATCCGAGACCATGAAACGGCAACGACCGCGGTACAGGCAGCGTTAACGGGGCACTTGCTTATTAGCACGCTTCATACCAATGATGCCGTCGGCACGGTGGCTCGGCTAAGCGACCTTGGCCTGGACCACTTTAAGATCGCCGGCTCGTTGGTGGCTTCGATCGCACAACGTCTGTTGCGTCGTCTGTGCGAGCATTGCAAACGACCTTGCGAAGCGAATCAGAATCTATTGCAAACGATCTACCAAGGTCGCCAAGTTCCCGACGAATTCGTCGACTTTGGCGGCTACTTCGAAGCGGTCGGATGCGAACACTGTGGTGGGACTGGCTATACGGGACGGATCCCGATCTTTGAGATCATGGTCATCACGCCCAAGCTCGAACAGGCAATCGAGTCAGGTTTACCGGCAAGTCAATTGCGGACAATCGCATGTGAAGGCGGCATGATCGATTTGGCAACCATGGGACTTCGACAAGCAGTCTTCGGTGTCACCTCGATCGATGAAGTTTACTTCAAGCTTTCAGGATAG